The Vicia villosa cultivar HV-30 ecotype Madison, WI linkage group LG1, Vvil1.0, whole genome shotgun sequence genome includes a region encoding these proteins:
- the LOC131614310 gene encoding protein SMAX1-LIKE 3-like — protein sequence MRGGICSIQLQALTQEAATVVKQAVNLATRRGHAQVTPLHVASAMLATSTGLLRKACLQCHSHPLQCKALELCFNVALNRLPASTQSPLLGPQYSTSPSLSNALVAAFKRAQAHQRRGTIENQQQQQHILALKIEVEQLIISILDDPSVSRVMREAGFSSTLVKARVEVEQALPMEVSSQKEISINIKPPQTLSLGGSNSFTNTNTKPIEYVNNDDVTSVLNELVKRRRNTVIVGESVSNAEGVAKGVMERFEVGNVPNELRYVQIVSLPLMCFRSISKEEVEKKFVEVRSLVKSYMGRGVILYLGDLKWLFEFWSSYCEQKRSYYCSVEHMVMEVKKLVSGSGESTRLWLMGISNFKTYMKCKTCYHSLESIWELHPFTVPVGSLSLSLNFDSDYQAKERSMVLFKDLAFEDKVGVGKYLTCCKDCSMKFENEAQSLSYNSSKKACSSSLPSWLQSCKQERSYMMEDQENARLKDLCKKWNSICKSVHRKPSILDKQDLFVLSSTPSSPTSFSSLEKKSTFQQNHLNWPMISEQEKSPKECELLYTENAGGDDDDDCYDGNLIMFMPHRNVPKPELLSNPNSSPNSASSSEAVEGLESSEMFNEHNEENLKILCDALENKFPQYKEAIQEIASTVLFCRSGMRKRDKQETWMLFLGDDSQSKENISKELAKVVFGSYTNFMTIGISTFSSLGEDQDSSSDEKSKKKRPRDEFGSTYLQRFGEAMNENPHRVFFMEDFEQVDHFTQKGIKKAIQSGSLTVPDGESIPLKDAIIIFTSENFPSSMSKSQPSSSCGENKGKETMIEDHENSLNLSLDLNISIEDHDNTDTTSILELVDKKISFNI from the exons ATGAGAGGAGGAATTTGCAGTATTCAACTTCAAGCACTTACACAAGAAGCTGCTACTGTTGTTAAACAAGCAGTGAACCTAGCAACAAGAAGAGGCCATGCACAAGTCACACCTCTTCATGTTGCTAGTGCCATGCTTGCAACTTCAACTGGATTATTAAGAAAAGCTTGTCTTCAATGTCATTCTCACCCTCTTCAATGCAAAGCTCTTGAGCTTTGTTTCAATGTTGCACTTAACCGCTTACCAGCTTCAACACAAAGTCCACTTTTAGGTCCTCAGTATTCAACTTCTCCTTCACTTTCTAATGCTTTGGTTGCAGCTTTCAAACGTGCTCAGGCTCACCAACGGCGCGGGACGATCGAGAATCAGCAGCAGCAGCAGCATATTCTGGCCTTGAAGATTGAAGTTGAGCAGCTGATAATCTCTATACTTGATGATCCAAGTGTTAGTAGAGTTATGAGAGAAGCTGGTTTCTCTAGTACTCTTGTGAAAGCAAGAGTTGAAGTGGAACAAGCTCTTCCAATGGAAGTTTCTTCACAGAAAGAAATTAGCATTAACATTAAGCCTCCTCAAACTCTTAGCCTCGGCGGTTCGAATTCATTCACCAACACCAACACCAAGCCTATAGAATATGTTAACAATGATGATGTAACAAGTGTGTTGAATGAGCTAGTGAAGAGGAGAAGAAACACTGTGATTGTAGGAGAGAGTGTTTCGAATGCCGAGGGAGTAGCTAAGGGAGTGATGGAGAGATTTGAGGTAGGTAATGTTCCTAATGAGTTAAGATATGTGCAAATTGTGAGTCTTCCTTTGATGTGCTTTAGGAGTATAAGCAAAGAGGAAGTTGAAAAGAAGTTTGTGGAAGTTAGAAGCCTAGTGAAAAGCTATATGGGAAGAGGGGTGATTCTATATTTAGGTGATTTGAAATGGTTGTTTGAGTTTTGGTCAAGTTACTGTGAGCAAAAAAGGAGCTACTATTGTTCTGTTGAGCATATGGTTATGGAGGTTAAAAAGTTGGTGAGTGGAAGTGGTGAGAGTACTAGATTATGGCTTATGGGGATTTCGAATTTCAAAACATACATGAAGTGTAAAACATGTTACCATTCTCTAGAATCTATTTGGGAGCTTCATCCTTTCACAGTTCCTGTTGGAAGCCTAAGCctaagtttgaattttgacag TGATTATCAAGCTAAGGAGAGAAGCATGGTGTTATTCAAGGACTTGGCTTTTGAAGATAAAGTAGGAGTTGGAAAGTATCTAACTTGTTGCAAGGATTGTTCAATGAAATTTGAAAATGAAGCTCAGAGTTTGAGTTACAATTCAAGCAAGAAAGCATGCAGTTCTAGCTTGCCATCATGGCTTCAAAGTTGTAAACAAGAAAGAAGCTACATGATGGAAGATCAG GAGAATGCAAGGCTTAAGGATCTGTGCAAGAAATGGAACTCAATATGCAAATCAGTACACAGAAAACCTTCGATTCTCGATAAAcaagatttgtttgttttatcaTCAACCCCTTCATCACCGACTTCATTTTCCTCGCTCGAAAAAAAGTCTACTTTCCAACAAAATCATCTAAATTGGCCTATGATTTCTGAACAAGAAAAATCACCAAAAGAATGTGAGCTATTGTACACTGAAAATGctggtggtgatgatgatgatgattgttatgATGGTAACTTGATAATGTTCATGCCACATCGAAATGTTCCGAAACCAGAACTTTTGTCAAATCCAAACTCAAGTCCAAACTCAGCCTCTTCAAGTGAAGCAGTGGAAGGTTTAGAGAGCAGTGAAATGTTCAATGAACATAATGAAGAGAATCTCAAGATTCTCTGTGATGCCTTGGAGAACAAGTTTCCACAATATAAAGAAGCCATTCAAGAGATTGCAAGTACTGTCCTTTTTTGTAGATCAGGTATGAGAAAAAGAGATAAGCAAGAAACTTGGATGTTATTTCTCGGCGATGATTCTCAATCCAAAGAGAATATCTCAAAGGAGCTAGCAAAAGTTGTTTTTGGATCTTACACCAACTTTATGACAATTGGCATAAGCACTTTTTCTTCCTTAGGGGAAGATCAGGATTCTTCAAGCGACGAAAAATCCAAAAAGAAGAGACCAAGAGATGAGTTTGGAAGCACTTATTTGCAAAGATTTGGTGAAGCAATGAATGAGAATCCTCATAGAGTGTTCTTCATGGAAGATTTTGAACAAGTTGATCACTTCACTCAAAAGGGTATCAAGAAAGCTATTCAAAGTGGAAGTTTAACAGTTCCTGATGGTGAATCAATTCCTCTCAAGGATGCAATTATCATTTTCACCTCTGAAAATTTCCCTTCTTCAATGTCAAAGtcacaaccatcatcatcatgtgGTGAAAACAAAGGGAAAGAGACCATGATAGAGGATCATGAAAATTCTCTAAACCTCTCTTTGGATCTGAATATTTCCATTGAAGATCATGATAACACAGACACTACTAGTATTCTTGAGTTAGTTGATAAGAAAATTAGTTTTAACATCTAA